The Echeneis naucrates chromosome 10, fEcheNa1.1, whole genome shotgun sequence genome has a window encoding:
- the rgs14b gene encoding regulator of G-protein signaling 14 isoform X1, whose protein sequence is MAKNSNSLRIPTGHMSQAVSDGELNMSARGCGGSSSSLPGTPGGEAGPANSVVSWAVSFEKLLEDPSGVHYFTAFLKSEVSAENILFWQACEKFRKIAVTSSDELKAVARSIYTTYLSDSAPYSVNIDESAKIEERDLEEPTPDIFNKAQAQIFKLMKMDSYRRFVRSPLYQSCTLASVEGKLLPQLSNEPVCMGSWENVASSYPSLSSKKNKTLDSSLPDGRSASEKRNQKRGSWGDISNTQSPGYRKESHMPVKSIGSVELGSLSRQMENGKSNPRSPDQGGGSRLELEGGYCCVYLPDGSASLAPTRNGQPIKEMLASLCEKRGFPLKDVVIYLQGKDKQPLLLDQDCAVLRDQQVSLELRVTFALEIAFTGKTMGIVAKSSKTLQDALSVVMQKHHLKPQETLVTMVGSDEPMNMSDTVFKLANKTLRLDKNKGRDPASNPKGSASAAATQARAVRGGGTEARTLLQTDRAKTQPKPSKNRDMDGFLDMLTKAQCCRVDDQRGLLTKEHLEIPEFLQVSTDQGPGTEPEEPGTTSSSTAPSTEESGDAASLPSASDGAGEGTSDLKETNQDLKETAV, encoded by the exons ATGGCGAAGAACTCTAATTCCCTACGGATTCCGACTGGCCACATG AGCCAGGCTGTGTCAGATGGAG AGTTGAACATGTCTGCACGGGGCTGTggaggcagcagctccagccTTCCGGGGACTCCGGGCGGAGAGGCCGGCCCTGCCAACAGTGTAGTGAGCTGGGCTGTTTCGTTTGAGAAGCTGTTGGAGGACCCCTCTGGTGTCCACTACTTTACC GCATTCTTAAAGTCTGAAGTAAgtgcagaaaacattttattctggCAAGCGTGTGAAAAGTTCAGGAAGATTGCAGTCACCTCGTCGGATGAG CTGAAAGCGGTGGCTCGCTCCATCTACACCACTTACCTGTCTGACAGCGCGCCGTACTCAGTCAACATCGATGAGTCTGCCAAGATAGAAGAGAGGGACTTGGAGGAGCCCACACCAGACATCTTCAACAAGGCTCAAGCACAG ATATTTAAGCTGATGAAGATGGACAGCTACAGGCGCTTTGTGCGCTCTCCTCTGTACCAGAGTTGCACCTTGGCAAGTGTAGAAGGAAAACTTCTACCTCAGCTCTCGAATGAGCCTGTTTGCATGGGATCATGGGAGAACGTTGCATCCAGCTACCCCTCGCTCAGCAGCAAGAAG AACAAGACCTTGGACTCTAGTTTGCCTGATGGCAGAAGTGCCTCAGAGAAAAGGAATCAGAAAAGAGGATCCTGGGGAG ACATATCCAACACCCAAAGTCCAGGCTACAGGAAAGAGTCCCACATGCCAGTGAAATCAATTGGCAGTGTGGAGCTTGGGTCCCTCTCCAGGCAGATGGAG AATGGCAAATCAAATCCCAGGTCTCCAGATCAGGGAGGTGGGAGTCGGCTAGAGCTGGAGGGGGGCTACTGCTGTGTCTACCTGCCTGATGGCAGCGCTTCCCTAGCCCCGACACGCAACGGCCAACCCATCAAAGAAATGCTGGCCAGCCTTTGTGAAAAGAGAGGCTTCCCACTGAAAGATGTCGTCATCTACCTTCAGGGGAAGGACAAG CAGCCCTTATTGCTGGACCAGGACTGCGCCGTTCTGAGAGATCAGCAGGTCTCTCTCGAGCTCAGGGTGACATTTGC aCTAGAGATTGCCTTTACTGGGAAGACTATGGGGATCGTGGCAAAATCTAGTAAGACACTCCAAGATGCTCTCTCTGTGGTAATGCAGAAGCACCACCTTAAGCCGCAAGAGACCCTGGTCACCATG GTTGGAAGCGACGAGCCCATGAACATGAGCGACACTGTATTCAAATTGGCTAATAAGACGCTGCGacttgacaaaaacaaag GAAGAGACCCGGCCAGCAATCCTAAAGGCAGTgcttctgctgcagccacacag GCCAGAGCTGTGAGAGGCGGTGGTACGGAGGCCCGAACATTGCTGCAGACGGACAGAGCTAAGACTCAGCCCAAGCCCAGTAAGAACCGCGACATGGATG GGTTTCTGGACATGTTGACAAAAGCCCAGTGCTGCCGAGTTGATGACCAGAGAGGCCTTCTGACCAAAGAGCACCTGGAGATTCCTGAATTTCTGCAGGTGTCCACAGACCAGGGGCCAGGCACGGAGCCCGAGGAGCCCGGTACGACCAGCTCCTCCACTGCACCTTCCACAGAGGAGTCAGGAGACGCGGCATCTTTACCGTCAGCCTCAGATGGGGCAGGAGAGGGGACCAGTGACTTAAAGGAAACCAACCAAGACTTAAAGGAAACTGCCGTTTGA
- the rgs14b gene encoding regulator of G-protein signaling 14 isoform X4, which translates to MAKNSNSLRIPTGHMSQAVSDGELNMSARGCGGSSSSLPGTPGGEAGPANSVVSWAVSFEKLLEDPSGVHYFTAFLKSEVSAENILFWQACEKFRKIAVTSSDELKAVARSIYTTYLSDSAPYSVNIDESAKIEERDLEEPTPDIFNKAQAQIFKLMKMDSYRRFVRSPLYQSCTLASVEGKLLPQLSNEPVCMGSWENVASSYPSLSSKKVDQLGKQPEGWGQEKYISNTQSPGYRKESHMPVKSIGSVELGSLSRQMENGKSNPRSPDQGGGSRLELEGGYCCVYLPDGSASLAPTRNGQPIKEMLASLCEKRGFPLKDVVIYLQGKDKQPLLLDQDCAVLRDQQVSLELRVTFALEIAFTGKTMGIVAKSSKTLQDALSVVMQKHHLKPQETLVTMVGSDEPMNMSDTVFKLANKTLRLDKNKGRDPASNPKGSASAAATQARAVRGGGTEARTLLQTDRAKTQPKPSKNRDMDGFLDMLTKAQCCRVDDQRGLLTKEHLEIPEFLQVSTDQGPGTEPEEPGTTSSSTAPSTEESGDAASLPSASDGAGEGTSDLKETNQDLKETAV; encoded by the exons ATGGCGAAGAACTCTAATTCCCTACGGATTCCGACTGGCCACATG AGCCAGGCTGTGTCAGATGGAG AGTTGAACATGTCTGCACGGGGCTGTggaggcagcagctccagccTTCCGGGGACTCCGGGCGGAGAGGCCGGCCCTGCCAACAGTGTAGTGAGCTGGGCTGTTTCGTTTGAGAAGCTGTTGGAGGACCCCTCTGGTGTCCACTACTTTACC GCATTCTTAAAGTCTGAAGTAAgtgcagaaaacattttattctggCAAGCGTGTGAAAAGTTCAGGAAGATTGCAGTCACCTCGTCGGATGAG CTGAAAGCGGTGGCTCGCTCCATCTACACCACTTACCTGTCTGACAGCGCGCCGTACTCAGTCAACATCGATGAGTCTGCCAAGATAGAAGAGAGGGACTTGGAGGAGCCCACACCAGACATCTTCAACAAGGCTCAAGCACAG ATATTTAAGCTGATGAAGATGGACAGCTACAGGCGCTTTGTGCGCTCTCCTCTGTACCAGAGTTGCACCTTGGCAAGTGTAGAAGGAAAACTTCTACCTCAGCTCTCGAATGAGCCTGTTTGCATGGGATCATGGGAGAACGTTGCATCCAGCTACCCCTCGCTCAGCAGCAAGAAGGTAGATCAACTAGGAAAACAGCCTGAGGGATGGGGACAGGAAAAAT ACATATCCAACACCCAAAGTCCAGGCTACAGGAAAGAGTCCCACATGCCAGTGAAATCAATTGGCAGTGTGGAGCTTGGGTCCCTCTCCAGGCAGATGGAG AATGGCAAATCAAATCCCAGGTCTCCAGATCAGGGAGGTGGGAGTCGGCTAGAGCTGGAGGGGGGCTACTGCTGTGTCTACCTGCCTGATGGCAGCGCTTCCCTAGCCCCGACACGCAACGGCCAACCCATCAAAGAAATGCTGGCCAGCCTTTGTGAAAAGAGAGGCTTCCCACTGAAAGATGTCGTCATCTACCTTCAGGGGAAGGACAAG CAGCCCTTATTGCTGGACCAGGACTGCGCCGTTCTGAGAGATCAGCAGGTCTCTCTCGAGCTCAGGGTGACATTTGC aCTAGAGATTGCCTTTACTGGGAAGACTATGGGGATCGTGGCAAAATCTAGTAAGACACTCCAAGATGCTCTCTCTGTGGTAATGCAGAAGCACCACCTTAAGCCGCAAGAGACCCTGGTCACCATG GTTGGAAGCGACGAGCCCATGAACATGAGCGACACTGTATTCAAATTGGCTAATAAGACGCTGCGacttgacaaaaacaaag GAAGAGACCCGGCCAGCAATCCTAAAGGCAGTgcttctgctgcagccacacag GCCAGAGCTGTGAGAGGCGGTGGTACGGAGGCCCGAACATTGCTGCAGACGGACAGAGCTAAGACTCAGCCCAAGCCCAGTAAGAACCGCGACATGGATG GGTTTCTGGACATGTTGACAAAAGCCCAGTGCTGCCGAGTTGATGACCAGAGAGGCCTTCTGACCAAAGAGCACCTGGAGATTCCTGAATTTCTGCAGGTGTCCACAGACCAGGGGCCAGGCACGGAGCCCGAGGAGCCCGGTACGACCAGCTCCTCCACTGCACCTTCCACAGAGGAGTCAGGAGACGCGGCATCTTTACCGTCAGCCTCAGATGGGGCAGGAGAGGGGACCAGTGACTTAAAGGAAACCAACCAAGACTTAAAGGAAACTGCCGTTTGA
- the rgs14b gene encoding regulator of G-protein signaling 14 isoform X2, with translation MAKNSNSLRIPTGHMSQAVSDGELNMSARGCGGSSSSLPGTPGGEAGPANSVVSWAVSFEKLLEDPSGVHYFTAFLKSEVSAENILFWQACEKFRKIAVTSSDELKAVARSIYTTYLSDSAPYSVNIDESAKIEERDLEEPTPDIFNKAQAQIFKLMKMDSYRRFVRSPLYQSCTLASVEGKLLPQLSNEPVCMGSWENVASSYPSLSSKKNKTLDSSLPDGRSASEKRNQKRGSWGDISNTQSPGYRKESHMPVKSIGSVELGSLSRQMENGKSNPRSPDQGGGSRLELEGGYCCVYLPDGSASLAPTRNGQPIKEMLASLCEKRGFPLKDVVIYLQGKDKPLLLDQDCAVLRDQQVSLELRVTFALEIAFTGKTMGIVAKSSKTLQDALSVVMQKHHLKPQETLVTMVGSDEPMNMSDTVFKLANKTLRLDKNKGRDPASNPKGSASAAATQARAVRGGGTEARTLLQTDRAKTQPKPSKNRDMDGFLDMLTKAQCCRVDDQRGLLTKEHLEIPEFLQVSTDQGPGTEPEEPGTTSSSTAPSTEESGDAASLPSASDGAGEGTSDLKETNQDLKETAV, from the exons ATGGCGAAGAACTCTAATTCCCTACGGATTCCGACTGGCCACATG AGCCAGGCTGTGTCAGATGGAG AGTTGAACATGTCTGCACGGGGCTGTggaggcagcagctccagccTTCCGGGGACTCCGGGCGGAGAGGCCGGCCCTGCCAACAGTGTAGTGAGCTGGGCTGTTTCGTTTGAGAAGCTGTTGGAGGACCCCTCTGGTGTCCACTACTTTACC GCATTCTTAAAGTCTGAAGTAAgtgcagaaaacattttattctggCAAGCGTGTGAAAAGTTCAGGAAGATTGCAGTCACCTCGTCGGATGAG CTGAAAGCGGTGGCTCGCTCCATCTACACCACTTACCTGTCTGACAGCGCGCCGTACTCAGTCAACATCGATGAGTCTGCCAAGATAGAAGAGAGGGACTTGGAGGAGCCCACACCAGACATCTTCAACAAGGCTCAAGCACAG ATATTTAAGCTGATGAAGATGGACAGCTACAGGCGCTTTGTGCGCTCTCCTCTGTACCAGAGTTGCACCTTGGCAAGTGTAGAAGGAAAACTTCTACCTCAGCTCTCGAATGAGCCTGTTTGCATGGGATCATGGGAGAACGTTGCATCCAGCTACCCCTCGCTCAGCAGCAAGAAG AACAAGACCTTGGACTCTAGTTTGCCTGATGGCAGAAGTGCCTCAGAGAAAAGGAATCAGAAAAGAGGATCCTGGGGAG ACATATCCAACACCCAAAGTCCAGGCTACAGGAAAGAGTCCCACATGCCAGTGAAATCAATTGGCAGTGTGGAGCTTGGGTCCCTCTCCAGGCAGATGGAG AATGGCAAATCAAATCCCAGGTCTCCAGATCAGGGAGGTGGGAGTCGGCTAGAGCTGGAGGGGGGCTACTGCTGTGTCTACCTGCCTGATGGCAGCGCTTCCCTAGCCCCGACACGCAACGGCCAACCCATCAAAGAAATGCTGGCCAGCCTTTGTGAAAAGAGAGGCTTCCCACTGAAAGATGTCGTCATCTACCTTCAGGGGAAGGACAAG CCCTTATTGCTGGACCAGGACTGCGCCGTTCTGAGAGATCAGCAGGTCTCTCTCGAGCTCAGGGTGACATTTGC aCTAGAGATTGCCTTTACTGGGAAGACTATGGGGATCGTGGCAAAATCTAGTAAGACACTCCAAGATGCTCTCTCTGTGGTAATGCAGAAGCACCACCTTAAGCCGCAAGAGACCCTGGTCACCATG GTTGGAAGCGACGAGCCCATGAACATGAGCGACACTGTATTCAAATTGGCTAATAAGACGCTGCGacttgacaaaaacaaag GAAGAGACCCGGCCAGCAATCCTAAAGGCAGTgcttctgctgcagccacacag GCCAGAGCTGTGAGAGGCGGTGGTACGGAGGCCCGAACATTGCTGCAGACGGACAGAGCTAAGACTCAGCCCAAGCCCAGTAAGAACCGCGACATGGATG GGTTTCTGGACATGTTGACAAAAGCCCAGTGCTGCCGAGTTGATGACCAGAGAGGCCTTCTGACCAAAGAGCACCTGGAGATTCCTGAATTTCTGCAGGTGTCCACAGACCAGGGGCCAGGCACGGAGCCCGAGGAGCCCGGTACGACCAGCTCCTCCACTGCACCTTCCACAGAGGAGTCAGGAGACGCGGCATCTTTACCGTCAGCCTCAGATGGGGCAGGAGAGGGGACCAGTGACTTAAAGGAAACCAACCAAGACTTAAAGGAAACTGCCGTTTGA
- the rgs14b gene encoding regulator of G-protein signaling 14 isoform X3: MAKNSNSLRIPTGHMSQAVSDGELNMSARGCGGSSSSLPGTPGGEAGPANSVVSWAVSFEKLLEDPSGVHYFTAFLKSEVSAENILFWQACEKFRKIAVTSSDELKAVARSIYTTYLSDSAPYSVNIDESAKIEERDLEEPTPDIFNKAQAQIFKLMKMDSYRRFVRSPLYQSCTLASVEGKLLPQLSNEPVCMGSWENVASSYPSLSSKKNKTLDSSLPDGRSASEKRNQKRGSWGDISNTQSPGYRKESHMPVKSIGSVELGSLSRQMENGKSNPRSPDQGGGSRLELEGGYCCVYLPDGSASLAPTRNGQPIKEMLASLCEKRGFPLKDVVIYLQGKDKQPLLLDQDCAVLRDQQVSLELRVTFALEIAFTGKTMGIVAKSSKTLQDALSVVMQKHHLKPQETLVTMVGSDEPMNMSDTVFKLANKTLRLDKNKGRDPASNPKGSASAAATQARAVRGGGTEARTLLQTDRAKTQPKPRFLDMLTKAQCCRVDDQRGLLTKEHLEIPEFLQVSTDQGPGTEPEEPGTTSSSTAPSTEESGDAASLPSASDGAGEGTSDLKETNQDLKETAV; the protein is encoded by the exons ATGGCGAAGAACTCTAATTCCCTACGGATTCCGACTGGCCACATG AGCCAGGCTGTGTCAGATGGAG AGTTGAACATGTCTGCACGGGGCTGTggaggcagcagctccagccTTCCGGGGACTCCGGGCGGAGAGGCCGGCCCTGCCAACAGTGTAGTGAGCTGGGCTGTTTCGTTTGAGAAGCTGTTGGAGGACCCCTCTGGTGTCCACTACTTTACC GCATTCTTAAAGTCTGAAGTAAgtgcagaaaacattttattctggCAAGCGTGTGAAAAGTTCAGGAAGATTGCAGTCACCTCGTCGGATGAG CTGAAAGCGGTGGCTCGCTCCATCTACACCACTTACCTGTCTGACAGCGCGCCGTACTCAGTCAACATCGATGAGTCTGCCAAGATAGAAGAGAGGGACTTGGAGGAGCCCACACCAGACATCTTCAACAAGGCTCAAGCACAG ATATTTAAGCTGATGAAGATGGACAGCTACAGGCGCTTTGTGCGCTCTCCTCTGTACCAGAGTTGCACCTTGGCAAGTGTAGAAGGAAAACTTCTACCTCAGCTCTCGAATGAGCCTGTTTGCATGGGATCATGGGAGAACGTTGCATCCAGCTACCCCTCGCTCAGCAGCAAGAAG AACAAGACCTTGGACTCTAGTTTGCCTGATGGCAGAAGTGCCTCAGAGAAAAGGAATCAGAAAAGAGGATCCTGGGGAG ACATATCCAACACCCAAAGTCCAGGCTACAGGAAAGAGTCCCACATGCCAGTGAAATCAATTGGCAGTGTGGAGCTTGGGTCCCTCTCCAGGCAGATGGAG AATGGCAAATCAAATCCCAGGTCTCCAGATCAGGGAGGTGGGAGTCGGCTAGAGCTGGAGGGGGGCTACTGCTGTGTCTACCTGCCTGATGGCAGCGCTTCCCTAGCCCCGACACGCAACGGCCAACCCATCAAAGAAATGCTGGCCAGCCTTTGTGAAAAGAGAGGCTTCCCACTGAAAGATGTCGTCATCTACCTTCAGGGGAAGGACAAG CAGCCCTTATTGCTGGACCAGGACTGCGCCGTTCTGAGAGATCAGCAGGTCTCTCTCGAGCTCAGGGTGACATTTGC aCTAGAGATTGCCTTTACTGGGAAGACTATGGGGATCGTGGCAAAATCTAGTAAGACACTCCAAGATGCTCTCTCTGTGGTAATGCAGAAGCACCACCTTAAGCCGCAAGAGACCCTGGTCACCATG GTTGGAAGCGACGAGCCCATGAACATGAGCGACACTGTATTCAAATTGGCTAATAAGACGCTGCGacttgacaaaaacaaag GAAGAGACCCGGCCAGCAATCCTAAAGGCAGTgcttctgctgcagccacacag GCCAGAGCTGTGAGAGGCGGTGGTACGGAGGCCCGAACATTGCTGCAGACGGACAGAGCTAAGACTCAGCCCAAGCCCA GGTTTCTGGACATGTTGACAAAAGCCCAGTGCTGCCGAGTTGATGACCAGAGAGGCCTTCTGACCAAAGAGCACCTGGAGATTCCTGAATTTCTGCAGGTGTCCACAGACCAGGGGCCAGGCACGGAGCCCGAGGAGCCCGGTACGACCAGCTCCTCCACTGCACCTTCCACAGAGGAGTCAGGAGACGCGGCATCTTTACCGTCAGCCTCAGATGGGGCAGGAGAGGGGACCAGTGACTTAAAGGAAACCAACCAAGACTTAAAGGAAACTGCCGTTTGA
- the arl3l1 gene encoding ADP ribosylation factor like GTPase 3, like 1, protein MGEAQKGLLSVIEKLKGTTEQEVRIVLLGLDNAGKTTLLKSLASEDVNTITPTQGFNIKSVASHGMKLNVWDIGGQRKIRPFWKKYLENTDLLIYVIDSADKKRFEETGLELSELIDEENLKGVPVLIFANKQDLATASPASEIAEGLNLHTYRDREWQIQACSAVSGEGVQDGMNWICNNIVNKKK, encoded by the exons ATGGGAGAAGCTCAAAAG GGCTTACTCTCTGTCATTGAGAAACTGAAGGGAACCACAGAGCAGGAGGTCAGGATAGTGCTTCTGGGACTGGACAACGCTGGAAAAACCACCCTGCTGAAGAGCCTCGCCTCTGAAGACGTGAACACCATCACACCAACACAG GGCTTCAATATCAAGAGCGTTGCCTCTCATGGCATGAAACTAAATGTTTGGGACAttggaggacagaggaagatCAGGCCGTTCTGGAAAAAGTATTTGGAAAACACAGACCTGTTG ATTTATGTTATTGACAGTGCAGACAAAAAACGTTTTGAAGAGACAGGACTG gaGCTGTCCGAGCTGATTGATGAGGAGAATCTAAAAGGCGTTCCTGTACTCATCTTTGCCAACAAGCAGGATCTGGCCACGGCATCACCGGCCAGTGAGATTGCTGAGGGACTCAACCTGCATACATACCGGGACCGCGAGTGGCAGATTCAGGCCTGCTCAGCTGTGTCCGGGGAGGGAGTTCAA gatGGTATGAACTGGATTTGCAACAACATTGTGAACAAGAAGAAATGA